A stretch of Clostridia bacterium DNA encodes these proteins:
- a CDS encoding GH92 family glycosyl hydrolase, whose translation MRVVGRALALLLVFSVAGGLFAYAPALIPSIVATAEEIDDYTAFYTSFDMGGVNGENYFGVPMRGYYDEERAENVRTTTANNWMMSMVESVEANTPSPASRVPENLTDGDALTSYMTNTDFPVVIRYKMREPAKAVVYSVTSTNNYNTNAPMDWTVEGSFDGENWTVMHTFEGQTFTKRSQTKKFSVENDEYYGYYRMVITKKAGGETSGTVQFSDFTLRENAGANNLSTGALLAEVVEGGPAGSFIGVNNEPWNGAHCMRVTGTHYGTGRGYSNAYIFDHLMIPVTANTYFSYNVFPDFEDIPDAKPEDNYDYEYTSHYVALDIRFTDGTYLSDLGAVDQNRHGISARAQGETKALYTRNWNMIETRVGDWAAGKTIDKIVVVYDKPSNEGEKSPIAYFDDIKICDRAPLKCDSLVDYTDPRRGSNDGAAQTNRGLTYPAVCVPHAFNLWTPSTNDGHRQLYRYHPSNQIQHFMITHQASFHLFDYAAFMFMPNTGVNDPSKGGINCASRKCDFDRNDEICHANYYSVVLAEGSPASGVRVEIAPTDHAGIVRFTYPENAANVNVILDSVCSYTGLLNMKAEWSLTFSEDGKSFSAYIDYGSPIQDTYYPRMYLYGCFDQLPDDSVVTDMAGRDIGVAVFEKGTTEVVMRLATSYISVAQAEKNLRLEIADADTLEDVKDRGAALWNELLGVIEAEGMNEEETVALYSNLYRLNVFPTNMSENTGTADDPHIAHVDLYHSTADTPVVKDGELYTTNGFWDTYRTAWAAYALLTPELDGDLLDGLVAHYYDAGWVGRWLNPGAVNAMAGTSSDVIFGDAAAKGIEFDREGAFLSAVRNASTPSSGNFGRPNVSLNPFAGVDNYGNLCWHLESAVNDYGIAQLAKSLGLDAEYEYYLDRAKDYKNDFCEDLDFFVKYRYGAFSYNTDTYNPYDWSQGYIETNGWGTAFSVTQDGNGLARLYGGKDGLASKLEELLNASNRWEPGSLDWQHEMYEAREVRMGQYQHSNQPSHHILYMFNYADRPYRTQALTREALGRLFVGNRFGQGYIGDEDNGEMSAWYILSALGFYPLNMGSGEYAITSPLYKKYTLHLPTGDLVVTAENNSAENVYVQSMKIDGVPYYDCFITHEELLKAKEITFVMGSEPSEWGVGSDFASATGRREKLNTAEDYSKEATKSYTSVTSGANLFVDNSSSVATVSGSGVVNFTFAEPKKVEMITVASGRTQNMAVDIKLYGSETSSDGSYVELINEHGVNYQWTQYVRPFKVAEPAEYKYYRLELSGNGSFQIGEVELLGGFREYDEIIEGDIDADGEVTVADALAALRIAIRLAPERDAADVADMDSDGAITVSDALRILKKAAKII comes from the coding sequence GGAGACGCCTTGACCAGCTATATGACTAACACCGATTTTCCGGTCGTTATCCGATACAAAATGCGCGAGCCCGCAAAAGCGGTCGTGTATTCCGTAACCTCGACGAACAATTACAACACCAACGCGCCGATGGACTGGACGGTTGAGGGATCGTTCGACGGGGAGAACTGGACCGTTATGCATACCTTCGAAGGTCAGACGTTTACAAAGCGTTCGCAGACTAAAAAGTTTTCGGTTGAGAACGACGAGTACTACGGCTACTACCGCATGGTCATTACGAAAAAGGCCGGCGGCGAGACCTCGGGCACGGTGCAGTTCTCCGACTTTACGCTGCGCGAAAACGCCGGCGCGAATAATCTTTCGACCGGCGCGCTGCTCGCGGAAGTTGTGGAAGGCGGGCCCGCGGGATCCTTTATCGGCGTCAATAACGAGCCGTGGAACGGCGCTCACTGTATGCGCGTTACCGGCACCCATTACGGCACCGGCAGGGGCTATTCAAACGCTTATATCTTCGATCACCTTATGATCCCCGTGACCGCAAACACGTATTTCAGCTATAATGTCTTCCCCGATTTTGAGGATATTCCCGACGCGAAGCCGGAGGATAACTACGACTACGAATACACGAGCCATTACGTCGCACTCGATATACGCTTCACTGACGGAACCTATCTCAGCGACCTCGGAGCCGTCGATCAGAACCGTCACGGCATTTCCGCGCGCGCTCAGGGCGAGACGAAGGCGCTTTATACGCGCAACTGGAATATGATCGAGACCCGCGTCGGCGATTGGGCGGCGGGTAAGACGATAGACAAGATAGTCGTCGTTTACGACAAACCGTCCAACGAAGGCGAAAAGAGCCCAATAGCGTATTTCGACGATATAAAGATATGCGACCGCGCTCCTCTGAAGTGCGACAGCCTCGTCGACTACACCGATCCGCGCCGCGGGAGCAACGACGGCGCCGCCCAGACGAACCGCGGTCTGACCTATCCTGCGGTATGCGTTCCGCACGCGTTCAATCTGTGGACTCCATCGACGAACGACGGCCACAGACAGCTTTACAGATACCACCCGTCAAATCAGATCCAGCATTTCATGATAACGCATCAGGCGAGTTTCCATTTGTTTGACTACGCCGCGTTTATGTTTATGCCGAATACCGGTGTGAACGATCCGTCGAAGGGCGGGATCAACTGCGCTTCGAGAAAATGCGATTTTGACCGCAATGACGAGATCTGCCACGCGAATTACTACTCGGTGGTACTTGCCGAAGGCAGCCCCGCGAGCGGAGTCCGCGTCGAGATCGCGCCGACGGATCACGCGGGCATAGTGCGCTTTACCTATCCCGAAAACGCCGCGAACGTAAACGTCATTCTTGATTCCGTATGCTCGTATACTGGCCTGCTGAATATGAAGGCCGAATGGTCGCTGACGTTTTCGGAAGACGGAAAGAGCTTCAGCGCTTATATTGATTACGGTTCTCCGATACAGGATACGTATTATCCGAGAATGTATCTCTACGGATGTTTCGATCAGCTCCCGGATGACAGTGTCGTTACTGATATGGCGGGGCGCGATATCGGAGTCGCCGTGTTTGAGAAGGGAACGACCGAAGTCGTCATGCGCCTTGCGACGTCGTATATCAGCGTCGCGCAGGCGGAGAAGAACCTGCGCCTCGAAATCGCCGATGCCGATACGCTCGAGGACGTGAAAGACCGCGGCGCGGCGCTTTGGAACGAGCTGCTCGGCGTTATTGAAGCCGAGGGTATGAACGAGGAAGAAACCGTCGCTCTATATTCCAATCTGTACCGCCTTAACGTGTTCCCGACGAACATGAGCGAGAACACGGGTACCGCCGACGATCCGCATATCGCGCACGTAGACCTTTATCACAGCACCGCCGATACCCCGGTTGTTAAAGACGGCGAGCTTTACACAACAAACGGCTTCTGGGATACCTACCGCACTGCGTGGGCGGCTTACGCGCTGCTGACGCCGGAGCTCGACGGAGACCTGCTCGACGGCCTCGTCGCGCACTATTACGACGCCGGATGGGTAGGCCGCTGGCTCAACCCCGGCGCTGTTAACGCGATGGCGGGAACGAGCTCGGACGTCATCTTCGGCGACGCCGCGGCGAAGGGTATCGAGTTCGACAGGGAAGGCGCGTTCCTTTCAGCCGTACGCAATGCTTCGACGCCGTCTTCCGGCAACTTCGGGCGCCCGAACGTGTCGCTGAATCCGTTTGCCGGCGTGGATAACTACGGCAACCTCTGCTGGCATCTCGAAAGCGCGGTAAACGACTACGGCATCGCTCAGCTCGCCAAGTCGCTCGGGCTCGACGCTGAATACGAATACTACCTCGACCGCGCCAAAGACTATAAAAACGACTTTTGCGAAGATCTCGATTTCTTCGTCAAGTACCGCTACGGTGCGTTTTCGTATAACACGGATACCTACAATCCCTACGACTGGTCGCAGGGATATATCGAAACCAACGGCTGGGGCACGGCCTTCTCCGTCACGCAGGACGGCAACGGACTTGCCCGGCTTTACGGCGGCAAGGACGGGCTTGCGTCTAAGCTTGAAGAGTTGCTGAACGCCTCCAACAGGTGGGAGCCCGGCTCTCTCGACTGGCAGCACGAGATGTACGAAGCCCGCGAGGTGCGTATGGGGCAGTATCAGCACAGCAACCAGCCGTCTCACCACATACTCTATATGTTCAACTACGCCGACCGGCCGTACAGAACGCAGGCGCTTACGCGCGAAGCGCTCGGCCGCCTTTTCGTCGGCAACCGCTTCGGTCAGGGCTATATAGGCGACGAGGACAACGGCGAAATGTCCGCGTGGTATATCCTATCCGCGCTCGGCTTCTATCCGCTGAATATGGGCTCCGGCGAGTACGCGATAACCTCGCCGCTGTATAAAAAATACACGCTGCATCTGCCTACCGGCGACCTCGTCGTCACCGCGGAAAACAACAGCGCCGAGAACGTATACGTTCAGTCGATGAAGATCGACGGCGTTCCGTATTACGACTGTTTCATCACCCATGAGGAGCTGCTGAAAGCGAAGGAAATAACCTTCGTTATGGGAAGCGAGCCGTCTGAATGGGGAGTCGGCAGCGATTTCGCTTCCGCAACGGGCAGACGCGAAAAACTGAACACCGCCGAGGATTACTCCAAAGAAGCGACCAAGAGCTATACGTCCGTCACTTCCGGAGCGAATCTCTTCGTCGATAATTCGTCGAGCGTCGCGACCGTAAGCGGCAGCGGCGTTGTGAACTTTACGTTCGCGGAGCCGAAGAAAGTAGAGATGATAACGGTCGCTTCCGGCAGGACGCAGAATATGGCCGTCGATATTAAGCTTTACGGCTCCGAAACCAGCTCGGATGGCAGCTACGTCGAGCTTATCAACGAGCACGGTGTGAATTATCAGTGGACGCAGTACGTTCGCCCGTTCAAGGTCGCAGAACCCGCGGAATATAAGTATTACCGCCTTGAACTGTCCGGAAACGGCTCGTTCCAGATCGGCGAGGTCGAACTGCTCGGCGGTTTCCGCGAGTATGATGAAATAATCGAAGGCGATATCGACGCTGACGGCGAAGTGACCGTAGCCGACGCGTTGGCGGCGCTTCGTATCGCAATCAGACTCGCGCCGGAGCGCGACGCCGCGGATGTTGCGGATATGGACTCCGACGGCGCGATCACCGTCAGCGACGCGCTGCGCATTCTCAAAAAGGCGGCGAAGATTATATGA
- a CDS encoding tRNA threonylcarbamoyladenosine dehydratase: protein MNDWQARTRALLGGAAVEKLNNASVAVFGIGGVGSYAAEALVRAGVGRLTFIDGDTVAETNLNRQLVADRETIGRSKAEVMKERAERISGVVKAEAVTAFYSAENADGFELNKYDFILDCIDTVSSKIELICRANAAGVPIISCMGAGNKLDPTRFEVADIYKTSVCPLARVMRYELKKRGIKSLPVVYSKEEPSAPPPDAEKRESGRPAPASVSFVPSVAGLIMAGEVVKRITGK, encoded by the coding sequence ATGAACGACTGGCAGGCAAGAACGCGCGCGCTGCTCGGCGGCGCCGCGGTCGAGAAACTGAATAACGCTTCCGTCGCCGTTTTCGGTATCGGCGGCGTCGGTTCGTACGCCGCGGAAGCGCTCGTGCGCGCCGGGGTCGGCAGACTGACCTTTATCGACGGCGATACCGTCGCGGAAACGAACCTAAACCGCCAGCTCGTAGCCGACCGCGAGACGATCGGCAGAAGCAAGGCCGAAGTTATGAAGGAGCGCGCCGAACGCATTTCCGGCGTCGTGAAAGCGGAGGCGGTGACCGCGTTTTACTCCGCCGAAAACGCCGACGGCTTTGAGCTGAATAAATACGATTTCATCCTCGACTGCATCGACACCGTATCGTCGAAAATCGAGCTGATATGCCGTGCGAACGCCGCGGGTGTTCCGATAATCAGCTGCATGGGCGCCGGAAACAAGCTCGATCCGACGCGCTTCGAGGTCGCGGATATCTACAAGACGTCTGTTTGTCCGCTCGCCCGCGTGATGCGTTACGAGCTGAAAAAGCGCGGGATAAAATCGCTGCCCGTCGTCTATTCGAAGGAGGAGCCGAGCGCGCCGCCCCCCGACGCCGAAAAGCGCGAAAGCGGCAGACCCGCTCCCGCGAGCGTTTCGTTCGTGCCGTCCGTCGCCGGACTGATAATGGCGGGCGAGGTCGTCAAGAGAATAACCGGCAAATAA
- a CDS encoding family 78 glycoside hydrolase catalytic domain, producing MPLMILSTTCEYTKEALGVGNPNPVVGWKLSGGEGARQTAYRVEVFDEDGGAVWDSGKIASDAQFGIGIRPERPLRPMSEYSFTVTVWDENDAQSPSVSSSFVTGFFKSHQWRGDWLRIWHYGSVHFFRREFKLGNVSDIRYAYAFIGAFGDKGNSCVPFINGERIGDLPLFPGASEYFTAQYVCRDVKPLLKEGTNAVGLMLARTASIIIKIKYNDGSEVFVDCRRSEWKSKTGDGYRLGYDESMQHGKFEEFDAREAFRGWAEAGFDDSDWEPAGETNPIIDLAPLFLRPQLCAVKSGEELSPAAITERGGVKLVDFGTNLAGFVSVRMKGKPGETVTLRFAEKLGEDGAPVFPDWRGAYNKYTFATDGVEEYAPCFMYTGFRCVCVCGDAEIVSVTARPIHSDLLGDSRFECSDGAINAICETARKSFLSNLVNIPTDCPERERRGWTADAYAVCESECVSFDAHVFYSQWLESMRDCQRGNGWIPVELPLSTDDCIDVNWPAAAVFIPYTLYRQYGDARLVRRSMPMMKAWVSLLEEICDENYEIAESYMSYKDWIAAEPASPRFLSSVYFFRCADLLAELAEAVGERADAEYFSALAQRIRTSINMRYLVASGAEAYYDNGSQSANAHALCFGVCPDELRSAVAESLVSDAERNRTSTCGFMGTACILEALSENGRSDAAYRQIKNRNQGGWLYLIESCGATTFPEHFNGGGSQNHAFLGSAPALWAYKRLAGISPELPGYKRVRIEPYIPDDMEFASATIETLYGDISASWKKENGAVTLNVTLPPNVSGTVVFGGGSYEIDSGSRSFTA from the coding sequence ATGCCGCTGATGATCTTATCAACGACATGTGAATACACAAAAGAAGCTCTCGGCGTCGGAAATCCGAATCCGGTCGTCGGCTGGAAGCTTTCGGGCGGCGAAGGAGCGCGCCAGACCGCATACCGCGTCGAAGTATTCGACGAGGACGGCGGGGCGGTCTGGGATTCCGGCAAGATCGCTTCCGACGCGCAGTTCGGTATCGGAATCAGGCCCGAGCGGCCGCTTCGCCCGATGAGCGAATACTCCTTCACCGTGACTGTGTGGGACGAAAACGACGCGCAGTCGCCCTCCGTTTCATCAAGCTTTGTCACAGGCTTCTTCAAGTCCCACCAATGGCGCGGCGACTGGCTGAGAATATGGCATTACGGCTCCGTTCACTTTTTCAGGCGCGAGTTTAAGCTCGGCAACGTGTCTGATATACGCTACGCTTACGCCTTTATAGGCGCGTTCGGCGACAAGGGCAATTCCTGCGTGCCGTTTATCAACGGCGAACGCATCGGCGACCTGCCGCTCTTCCCCGGCGCGAGCGAATACTTTACCGCGCAGTACGTATGCCGCGACGTAAAGCCGTTGCTGAAAGAAGGCACGAACGCAGTCGGCCTTATGCTCGCGCGGACGGCGTCGATAATTATCAAAATCAAGTATAACGACGGCTCGGAAGTCTTCGTCGACTGCCGCCGGTCAGAGTGGAAATCAAAGACCGGAGACGGTTACAGACTCGGATACGACGAGAGCATGCAGCACGGCAAATTCGAGGAGTTCGACGCGCGCGAGGCGTTCCGCGGCTGGGCCGAAGCCGGATTCGACGATTCCGACTGGGAGCCCGCGGGCGAGACGAACCCGATAATCGACCTCGCTCCGCTCTTTCTTCGCCCGCAGCTTTGCGCGGTCAAAAGCGGCGAAGAGTTATCGCCCGCAGCGATAACGGAGCGCGGCGGCGTAAAGCTTGTCGACTTCGGAACCAACCTCGCCGGTTTTGTCAGCGTCCGCATGAAAGGCAAGCCGGGCGAAACCGTCACGCTCCGCTTCGCGGAAAAGCTCGGCGAAGACGGCGCTCCCGTCTTTCCCGACTGGCGCGGCGCATATAACAAATACACCTTCGCGACGGACGGCGTCGAGGAATACGCCCCATGCTTTATGTACACCGGCTTCCGCTGCGTCTGCGTTTGCGGCGACGCGGAAATCGTTTCCGTAACCGCGCGCCCGATACACAGCGACCTGCTCGGCGATTCGCGCTTCGAATGCTCCGACGGCGCGATCAACGCGATATGCGAAACGGCGCGGAAAAGCTTCCTTTCCAACCTCGTCAACATACCGACAGACTGTCCCGAACGCGAACGCCGCGGCTGGACCGCCGACGCTTACGCCGTTTGCGAATCGGAATGCGTGAGCTTTGACGCTCACGTCTTCTACTCGCAATGGCTCGAAAGCATGCGCGACTGCCAGCGCGGAAACGGGTGGATACCCGTCGAGCTTCCGCTGTCGACGGACGACTGTATCGACGTCAACTGGCCCGCGGCGGCGGTGTTCATCCCCTATACTCTCTACCGGCAGTACGGCGACGCACGGCTCGTAAGGCGTTCCATGCCGATGATGAAGGCGTGGGTGTCTCTGCTCGAAGAGATATGCGACGAGAACTATGAAATCGCCGAAAGCTATATGAGCTATAAAGACTGGATCGCCGCGGAACCGGCAAGTCCGCGCTTCCTTTCTTCCGTTTACTTTTTCAGATGCGCCGACCTGCTCGCGGAGCTCGCCGAAGCCGTCGGCGAGCGCGCCGACGCGGAATACTTCTCCGCGCTCGCGCAAAGGATACGAACCTCGATCAATATGCGTTATCTTGTCGCCAGCGGCGCTGAAGCGTATTACGATAACGGCAGCCAAAGCGCAAACGCCCACGCGCTCTGTTTCGGCGTCTGCCCGGACGAATTGCGCTCCGCGGTCGCCGAAAGCCTCGTAAGCGACGCAGAGAGAAACCGGACCTCCACCTGCGGATTCATGGGAACAGCGTGCATACTCGAGGCCCTTTCCGAAAACGGCAGAAGCGACGCCGCATACCGGCAGATAAAAAACCGCAATCAAGGCGGCTGGCTTTATCTCATCGAAAGCTGCGGCGCGACGACCTTCCCCGAGCATTTCAACGGCGGCGGTTCGCAGAACCACGCCTTCCTCGGCAGCGCGCCCGCGCTGTGGGCGTATAAGCGCCTCGCAGGTATTTCTCCCGAGTTGCCCGGGTACAAACGCGTCCGCATCGAGCCGTATATTCCCGACGATATGGAGTTTGCCTCCGCGACGATAGAAACGCTTTACGGCGATATTTCTGCGTCGTGGAAAAAAGAAAACGGCGCGGTAACGCTCAACGTAACGCTGCCGCCGAACGTATCCGGAACCGTCGTCTTCGGCGGCGGGAGTTATGAAATCGATTCCGGATCCCGTTCTTTCACCGCTTAA
- a CDS encoding SDR family oxidoreductase gives MPDVKVVAITGASGGIGLSAAKMFAGRGYKVYCLSRTAPEDERIAHIKTDVSDESTVIAAFERIKSEAGRLDVLVNNAGFGISGATELTDTAAAKRQFDVNFFGQFICAKHAAPLLRESKGAIVNVSSAAAIFSIPYQAFYSASKSAINSLTLAMRSELKPFGVRVSAVMPGDVRTGFTAARIKDDGEKSLYSDTVKASVAVMEKDEINGMPPEKVAKIIVKLAEKRRPKPLTVAGGKYKLFAALNKLLPTGLVNSIVGSMYIKKEKK, from the coding sequence ATGCCTGACGTAAAGGTCGTTGCAATAACCGGCGCTTCCGGCGGTATCGGACTTTCCGCCGCCAAGATGTTCGCCGGCCGCGGTTACAAGGTCTATTGCCTGAGCCGCACCGCGCCTGAAGACGAGAGGATAGCGCATATCAAAACCGACGTTTCCGACGAAAGCACCGTCATCGCCGCGTTCGAACGCATAAAGAGCGAAGCCGGGCGGCTCGACGTTCTCGTCAACAACGCCGGATTCGGCATTTCCGGAGCGACCGAGCTGACCGACACCGCCGCGGCGAAGCGGCAGTTTGACGTCAACTTCTTCGGGCAGTTCATCTGCGCGAAGCACGCCGCTCCCCTGCTGCGCGAATCTAAAGGCGCGATTGTCAACGTCAGCTCCGCGGCGGCGATATTCTCAATTCCCTATCAGGCGTTCTACTCCGCATCCAAATCCGCGATTAACTCGCTCACTCTCGCGATGAGAAGCGAGCTCAAGCCCTTCGGCGTCCGCGTCAGCGCGGTCATGCCCGGCGACGTCCGCACCGGCTTCACGGCCGCGAGGATAAAGGACGACGGCGAGAAGTCGCTCTATTCAGACACGGTAAAGGCGTCCGTGGCGGTTATGGAGAAGGACGAGATAAACGGCATGCCGCCGGAAAAAGTCGCGAAAATCATCGTTAAACTCGCCGAGAAGCGCAGACCGAAGCCCCTGACCGTCGCGGGCGGAAAATACAAGCTCTTCGCGGCGCTCAACAAGCTCCTGCCGACCGGGCTCGTCAACTCAATAGTCGGCTCGATGTATATCAAAAAAGAAAAGAAATAA
- a CDS encoding aminotransferase class I/II-fold pyridoxal phosphate-dependent enzyme codes for MPLFKKCRDFHLVKDIKAMGIYPYFHELESKQDIEVMMEGKRRIMLGSNNYLGLTVHPEVIEAGVKALEKYGSGCSGSRFLNGTLDLHNQLERELAEFVGKEECVTFSTGFQSNLGIISAIAGKGDYIFNDRENHASIYDACKLSYAETIRYKHNDMASLEKKLSEVPLEAGKLIVTDGVFSMSGDMCKLPEIVALAGKYKARVMVDDAHGLGVVGEGGRGTASYFGLTDKVDIIMGTFSKSLASLGGYMAASSEVCEFVRHSSRPFIFSASIPPASCATAIKALEIMKREPERVERLGDLAEYLRDGMKKRGLAIRDADNKRVPIVPFYTYEQVRTLTIGKILFDEGVYVNPVLPPATTPTECLLRTSLMATHNEEIIDEALDIIKRVVEENA; via the coding sequence ATGCCGCTATTCAAAAAGTGCAGAGATTTCCATCTCGTTAAAGACATAAAGGCAATGGGTATTTATCCCTATTTCCACGAACTTGAATCAAAGCAGGATATCGAGGTCATGATGGAGGGCAAACGGCGCATAATGCTCGGCTCCAACAACTACCTTGGTCTCACGGTGCATCCCGAAGTCATAGAAGCCGGCGTAAAAGCGCTCGAGAAGTACGGTTCCGGCTGCTCCGGCTCTCGCTTCCTCAACGGCACGCTCGACCTGCACAATCAGCTTGAGCGCGAACTCGCAGAATTCGTCGGCAAGGAAGAGTGTGTGACCTTCTCCACCGGCTTCCAGTCAAACCTCGGCATTATTTCCGCTATCGCAGGCAAAGGCGACTACATATTCAACGACCGCGAGAATCACGCCAGCATTTACGACGCCTGCAAGCTCAGCTACGCCGAAACGATCCGCTACAAGCACAACGATATGGCAAGCCTCGAGAAGAAACTGAGCGAGGTACCGCTCGAAGCCGGAAAGCTCATCGTCACCGACGGCGTTTTCAGCATGAGCGGCGATATGTGCAAGCTTCCCGAGATAGTCGCGCTCGCCGGGAAGTATAAGGCGCGCGTCATGGTCGACGACGCCCACGGACTCGGAGTCGTCGGCGAAGGCGGACGCGGCACGGCGAGCTATTTCGGACTCACCGACAAGGTGGATATCATAATGGGCACGTTCAGCAAATCGCTGGCGAGTCTCGGCGGCTATATGGCCGCGAGCAGCGAGGTCTGCGAATTCGTCAGACACAGCTCCCGTCCGTTCATTTTCAGCGCTTCCATCCCGCCCGCCTCCTGCGCTACCGCTATAAAGGCGCTTGAGATAATGAAGCGCGAGCCCGAACGCGTCGAGCGCCTGGGCGATCTCGCAGAATACCTGCGCGACGGAATGAAGAAGCGCGGACTCGCTATCCGCGACGCCGACAACAAGCGCGTCCCGATCGTCCCCTTCTATACCTACGAACAGGTACGCACGCTTACCATCGGCAAGATCCTTTTTGACGAAGGCGTTTACGTCAACCCTGTTCTGCCGCCGGCGACGACTCCTACGGAGTGCCTGCTTCGCACGAGTCTGATGGCGACGCACAACGAGGAGATAATCGACGAAGCCCTCGATATCATCAAGAGAGTGGTTGAAGAGAATGCCTGA